The genomic window AATTGTTCTTCATCGGCATCTTTTTGTAGTTGTACTTTTCTAACTTCTTCTTTTACTAATAAAATTTCTTTGGCAAGAACATTCATAAATGCTTCTATTTTTTTTTGATTTTCCTCTATTGATAGTACCTCATCAGGCAATGTACTACTTACAATAAAAATAGATAATAGTAATAACAATTTTTTGATAAACATGATAACCTTTATTTTTTTACCAATCATATGACATACCAAAATGCACTTCAGATGCTGATTCACTTCTATTTGGGTGAAGTTTATTTTTACGAGGATCAATTTTAAAACCCCAATCAATATTAACTGGCATAGGCTGTAATAATCTAACACCAACACCAATTGCATGACGATAGTCAAAATTATTGCCAGTCACGCTTCGTTTATCAGCAGTAGTAACATACGGATTATCAAAACCAGTTCCACCATCATAAAATACGACCGCTTTCATATTCATATCCGGTGTTATTGGCGCAATAAGCTCCGCATTCCAGAAAAATGCTTTGGAGCCACCAATTGTATCACCCAAAAACTGTGGCCCTATTTGTCCAAATAGAAAACCGCGAACACTATTTTGCCCACCGATATGGAATAAATCACCAAAAGGTACTGTTCTATTTTTAAGTGGTGATGAGAGGCCAAAATAACCATGTAACCTGAGCACTAGATCATATTCGGAAATAAGTGGCGTAAACCAACTTGCATCAAGTTCAACTTTATAAAAACCAATATTATTACCAAATGTAGGAATTGCGACCTTAGTAGAAAATCTCCACTTATGTCCCCACATTGTATGAATAGGATGGTTACGTGTATCTTGCTCCATCTTACTTGATACAAATGCAAATGTTCCTGGTGTAAATTCTTTATTTAAAATTTGTTGATATTGCGCTCGTTCTATAGGATTTTCTAAAAGCGCAATAGCTGGTGCTCCGTACTTAATGTCCTCTACCCCTGAACTGAAAAGAATATTAACATCATGAAAAAGATGATTTCTCGATTGTGTGATACATCCAAATGTTACTGATCCACCCGTTAGTTTTTGATGAACTGTTCTGACATGTCGTAATTCATCATAAATAGGACGTCTATGATAAATATCAAATGCTCCTAAGATTGGTTTATCAAAAAGCCACGGTTGCGCTACATGTAATACAGCTGTTTGCTCATCTTTTGAATATGTTGTGCTTATATTCAAATGCACTCCACTGCCAAAAAGATTGGTATCTGATAATTCAGCCTTAACTGACATGCCTGAAACCGGCGATTGCCAATCTGCTCCCGAACCACCAAAACCAAGTTGTGCGCCAAAGTGACCTGTTTTTGTTTCTTTTATCATTAAATCAAGATCAGCTTCTTCTTTATTAAGACGGCGAATCTTCCAATTAACTCCTTCACGTGGATCAAAGTAACCAAGCGATGCAACATTCCGTTTTGAAATATTCATTCTGCTTTGTGTTAATAATTCGCCTTCATCAAGAAGAATTTTGCGACGAATAATCTTATCACGCGTTTTAGTGTTACCACGAATAGTAATTTTATTAAGATACACTTGATCACCAAGCTCAGAGAAAAATGAAATAGACACTGTTTTACTGTCTTCATTAGGCTGTATTGATGGTTCAATGTGTGCAAAAATATAACCGTAATCGCCCCAAATCATCTCAAGTCGTTTAATTGAGTTAGTTATACCTTCACGAGAATAATACATACCAGGACGTATTGGTAACATTGCAAGTAAATAATGTTCAGATACCGTTTCAGTTCCAGGCGCACTGATTTTATCAATAATATATTGATCACCTTCTTCTATTTCAAAGGTAAGAATAATATTTTGTGTCTCTGGATCAATGGTAACGATGGTATCAACAACTTTTGCATGCAAAAAACCATTATTTTGATAAAATTGTTCAATAAAATGTTTATCACCCTCAAGACGATCTGGATGATAATTACCAGACTTATCCAAAAAACTAAGCAACCAATCTTCTTTAGTAAGAGCAACTGCCCGCAATTGTTTACTACTAATTGATTTATTCCCCGTGAAATTAATTTGTTTAACAGTTGCTGCAATGCCTTCATGAATCGTCAGAATTGCTGTCGCACGATTATTATCATCAAATAATAATTCTGTTTCAATATCTGTTTGATGATATCCCTTTTCGAGATAGATTTCTTTAATTTTATTAGCGATAATTTTTAATTCTTCAGGATCAATTACTGTTATCTCTTCAAGATTAATTTTTTTGGCGATCTCTTTTTCAGATACTTTTTTATTACCAAAAAAATTTATTTTCTTGAGTTGAGATTTCTCTTCAACAAAAATATGTAAATTTATATAGTTAGTCCCAACCAACTCTCCCATAACTTTTATTGTGCGAAATTTTTTAAGATTATAATAAAGATTATGAATTAGTGTTCTTGTTTTACGTGAATCAAATAGTTCACCTCGTTTGTAGGGAATATTATTTTTAATAGCATCGTCTGAAGTGGCATTATTACCATGTATAACAATATCATTAATACGTCGAGTTTCTTCTTGTGCCTCAACAGCAAGAGCCGTAGGCGCGCTTGCTTTTAGTTGACAGTTATCGCTCAGCATAAGCAGAGCAAGCATGACAACACAATAACTTGAAAGTCCTTTTTTTACTTTTTGAATCATAAATAATCCCGCTGCTCAATGTTGCTTTTTATTGATACAATAATTATGAAGAATTAATGAAACATACTACTGATTTTTTAATTTTTTACTAGGGCAGTTCATTGTGTTGATCAAATTATTTGAAAATTGTTATTTTTTAGTGTTAAAAAATAAAAAAAGTTGTGTTAAAATAAATAAAAATGACTAAATGTTAAAAGAGAATATAAGACTATACTATGAAATTAACTAACACTCTTACCGGAAAAAAAGAAGATTTCACCTTTAATAATCCAATCAAAATGTATGTTTGTGGTGTTACACCTTATGATGATGCACATATTGGTCATGGCAGATGTTATGTTTCTTTTGATATCCTGATAAGAGTTATTCGTTTTTTTGATGGAAATCTTATTTATTGCAGAAATTTTACTGATATTGATGATAAAATAATGAACCGTGCAGAAAAAGAGTTTGGTGATCGCTTACGATATCGCGAAATTGCCGACCGTTATATTAATAATTTTAACCATGATATAGATAAACTTAATTGTCTACGGCCTGATTATGAACCACGAGTAACAGATGCTATTTCCCAGATTATAGAATTTATACAAAAACTTATTGATAAGGGCGATGCATATCAATCGGGTAACGATGTATATTTTTGTATTGAAAAATTTCCAGATTATGGCAAATTATCAAAACAAAAAATAGAAAGTCTATATGCGGGAGTTCGCATCGACATTGAGAAAGAAAAAAAGAACCCGCTTGATTTTGCATTATGGAAAGGTGAACCAGATGGAGAGTTTTGGATAAGTCCATGGGGCTATGGACGTCCTGGTTGGCACATTGAATGCTCAGTCCTTGCCCATATGTATTTAGGTGAACATATTGATATCCATGGCGGAGGACTTGATCTTATTTTTCCTCATCACGAAAATGAAATTGCTCAATCAGAAACTTTATTTGGCGCACCATTTTCACATTTTTGGCTTCATAATGGCATGGTTAATAGCAACAAAGAAAAAATGTCAAAATCATTAGGTAATTTTTTTATCTTACAAGATATATTTAAATATTTTGACCCTATGGTAGTTCGTTACTATTTTTTAATGCATCATTACCGTATGCCAATTGAATTTTCTTTTGAAGGCTTACAAAATGCACAAAAAAGCTATGAGCGGTTAATTCGTTTATATAATGTTGATTGTTCTCATATTAATTTTTCATCATATGATTCTACAATAATTGATCGCATTCTATTCTTTTTATCCGATGATATAAATGTACCGGGAGCTTTAGGAGTCATTTTCGAAAATATGACCGAAATCGCTGATAATAAGAATGAATTAGCTGCAACAAAAAACATACTACGTACTGTTTTAGGTTTAACATTACAGCAACTACCTCTACAAAAAATAGAATTAACACCTCAAATTGAGATATTAATTAATGCACGCAATAAAGCGCGCAAAGAGAAAAATTGGATATATGCCGATGAGCTACGTGAACAATTGGAAACTTTAGGAATTACTATCCAGGACGAAAAAATTTGATTTTAATAGTTTTGGGTTCGCATATATGCGAACCCTTATTTTATCGTGCAAATGCAGCAGTAATTTTTTCAGAGATAGTATCTTTACTCATGTATCCAGTTTCTTTACCTTTTATAATGCCGTCTTTGATAAAAACAAAGGTAGGAACAGAAGTTACACCATATTCTTTAATTGAGATGTCACGAGCTTCATCAACGTTAAGTTTCGCAAATTTGTACCTATCACCAAATTCTTTTTCAAGCTCTTCAAATATTGGGGTCATCTGTTGGCATGGCCCACACCATGTTGCATAAATATCTAGTATAATTGGTTTATTTGATTGTTTTATTTCAGTCTCGTAGTTTTCTTGAGTAATTGATATAGCCATTGGTTTCCTTGTAGATAAATAAATATTAAAATAATAAAAAATATAATAACGTGTAATTGTTGCGATAACAAGCAATAAAAAAATTGAAGATTAGATTAGTTATGATATACTTTCAAAATGAAACAATTATTAATAGCAAAGCGATTTAAATAAATATTTTTATTAGGAAATAGTATGCAGAAAAAATTATTACTTTTTTTTATGGTGATTTATTGCAATGCAATTCTTGGTGATGAATCAAATGACAATAATCCTAAGATTCATAATCAGGAAAATGAAAGTAAAGAACAAGAAATTAAAGATAAATTCATACAATTGGTAGATGAAAGCTTTGGTCATCCAAAAGATATATTAGCTGCTTATGAAGAAGAATTACCACGTGATTATAAAAATGCATTGATTAAAGATGTTAGTGCTGAACAAAATGCTATTGAAGACTTATTTACTTCTAATAAAATTAAAAACGATATTGATGCAATCAAGCAGCGTCAATGCTTCGATGATACTTTAGTTGGAACGGGAGGTATATTGGGTGGTGCAGGAACCCCTCCTACAGAAAAATCTGTCAATGGACAAATACAAGCGCGATGGAATAAACTAAAAGATGACAAAAATAAAGTTAATACTGAAACTAGTGACAAATTCAATGCATATAAAAATACATTTGCAACTAAAATAATTAATGTATTAGAAAAAAAATTGCATGATCGAGCATATGTTATGGAATCAATGTATTTAGAATCCCTAAAAATATGCGGTCTCGATCCTGATTGTTTGATAAGCAAAGGAATTAATTTACAAGACATTAAAAACAAAAACTTTTTCCCCAAAATATATTCTAATATGTTTGATGAAATAAAAAAAATAGTTGACGAAGAAGGATTACCGATAACTAAAGAAGAATTAATTAATGTTTCTGCACTACATAATGCTACTAAAAAATATGTTGTTGCTTACAATATAGCAAATACCAAAATACATAATAAACTTAATGGTATTGTAGATATCGACGATTCAGAAGAAGATAAAAATGAGTAAAACTAAATAATAGTTTGCTTACAAAATAACTATAAAAAATCCCTCCGAATTATTGGAGGGATTTTTTATAGTTATTTTTTTCTGGAGAACAGGTGATCGATTGATTCTTTGTTTCTGGTCTACACACAAAACCTTCTATGGTTAATTTTTTTAATGCGGATAAAGGTATTATTTTTTTTTGTGATTCTGCAGTTACCTCATCGCAATGGATTTCAGTTTTACGTTCTAAAAGCAATGACTTTTTTAATTTATCTTGATAGGTAATTTTTAATTCAAGATATTCATGTTTTTGTTGATGTTCCTTTTTTTGATATATCCAGATAGTTTCAGGTGATGGAACTTCTATCTGTTTTACATCTTCAAGCTTAATTGTTGTTTTTGCAAAATCTGTGGTTGGATTCTGTTCAAGTTTTATTTCCAACTGTTTTGTATCATTATTAATAATCGCCTCACCGTGTTGTACGGGAGTATCATACATAATGATATCTTTATATTTTTCCTGAATAGAGATATTTTCAACAGTATACTCTTGTCCTTGGTGCGTTATGAGTTGCCCAAAAAAATTAATCGGTTGTTTAAAATCTTTTGTTGTTGATGATCCAAATGATGTAGATAGAATTGTATGGAGAGAAAATAATGAAGAAATGAGTATAAGGACGTAAATCATCTTTATTCCTTTAGTTTGCGTATTCTAGTTCTTTTTATCACAATAAAGCGCAAGCGTATTATGTGCTCTGCTAAAATCATTGCATAATTAGTTACATATTGCATAGAGTAGAACCAAATATGTTAATAAAAATAAAGGGGTAATGGCATGTTTTCAAATGGATATGAACTTGATCAGCGTCTTTCATCATTTATGGCAAGCGTCTATGGATGGATGAGTTGTGCATTAGTTTTAACAGCAGGAACAGCGTATTATATTGCAAGCGTACCAGTAATTTTTACGTATATTTATACACATCCATTTGTATTAATTGGTTTACTAATTGCCCAATTAAGTTTAGTAGTTTCTATAACATTTTTTCTACATCGTATATCATTTATTACTGCATTAATTCTTTTTCTCTTGTATGCGATAACTCTTGGTATAACATTATCATCTATTTTTTATGTATATACTGAAAGCTCAATTATTTCTACTTTTCTAACAACATCCTTAATGTTTGGTGCAATGTCATTATATGGATATACAACAAAAGCAGATCTAACATCTATCGGTAATATGTGCCTTATGATACTTATCGGACTAATTATTGGTATGTTTATTAATATAATTTTAAAATCTGTACAATTTGATTACGTTCTTTCTGGCATTGGCGTCATAATTTTTGTACTTTTAACAGCTTATGATACGCAAAAAATAAAAATGCTTGCGCGTTCCATGTTTGTTGATCAGACTCTTGCTGCTAAAATTAGCTTGATAGGAGCATTAACATTATACCTTGATTTTATTAATATTTTTCTTTTTCTTTTACGGTTTATGGGTCAACGTCGTGAATAATGTTGTTATTAAGAATCAAAATAGCAAGGGAGCTGGAGATGAATCAACGCATTATAGGATTATCTTTAACGGTTATCTGTTTATTAGCAGCTTTGATGTGGTTAGATAAAACATTATTTGCTGCAGCAAATGGTAGTAGCCTAAAAGAAAAACATACACATAGATCTAATACAAAAATAAAAAAAGTCCCTAAACAAGAAAATATTATTATTGCTGATGATACCGAAGATGAAATAGCTACAGATGAGTTTGATGTTCAACAAAAACAAAAAGAAGTTCGTAATTTACTTGATCGTGGTATTGAATTTTGTACAAATAATACATTATCTACCATCTGTCATGCCTTTACTCATACAAAGGATTTTATTGAAGGCGAACTCTATCTTTTTCTCCTTGATACAAAAGGTGTAGTCTACGCTCATGGCGAACAAGAAGATATTCTATGGCAAAATCTATGGAATTATCGCGATAGATTTGGTGCATTAATCATGCAATCGATAGCTAAAACAGCCAAAAGTGGATCGGGTTGGTTAACATACGAATGGTGCGGAGCAGTCAAAGTTTCCTTCATACAAAAAATTACCATTCAAGACAAAGAATATATTATTGGATGCGGATATTATCCGCATTCTAAGAAATACGCAACTATTGGTCTAGTTAAAGGTGCTGTAAGCCTATTTAATCAGGATGTTGCTGCAGGAAGATCTATTGACGGCGCATTTAGTTCAATGGGATATTCATTAAGCGATCGATTTATCTATGGCGATCTTTATTTATATGCACTTGATTTTAATGGATTAATTCGAGCTCAAGGTGAAGAAGGTGGCCTTATTGGTGTTAATGCTTTGGAGTATAAAGATTCAAAAGGTAAAGCTGTTAATAAAGAAATTATTGCAAAACTTAAAACAAAAGACGAAGGTGAAGGAGTTTGGTTTGAATACACTTCGAAAAATGCATTAAAATATGCGTACGCAGAAAAAGTCAAAGATAATCAAGGAAATTATTATTTTATAGCCTGTGGTTATTATCCCGAAATAGATCGTGATAAAACGGTTGATCTCGTACGTCGCGGTTATCAATATATGAAATCTAATGGTGTCTCTGCCGCCAAAAAAGAATTTAGTGAAAAGGGGATTAATACTTATCACTTAGGAGATCTTTACTTATTTGTCTATGATATGAAGGGTAAATGTATAGCACATGGTGGTAATAGTTCATTAATTGGTCAAAATCAATTTGATGAAAAAGACCAGGATGGTCGATACTACATTCGCGAAATGATTGATCAAGCAAGGGCTGGCGGTGGTTGGGTTGATTTTAAAATAAAAAATTCTTTTCAGTCAACATATATAGAAAAAGTTGATATGGGAGTTGATACCTATTTTATTGGTTCAGGAATGTTTCCTGTTACTAAACCAGAGACAATGGCATTATTAGT from Candidatus Babeliales bacterium includes these protein-coding regions:
- the trxA gene encoding thioredoxin, coding for MAISITQENYETEIKQSNKPIILDIYATWCGPCQQMTPIFEELEKEFGDRYKFAKLNVDEARDISIKEYGVTSVPTFVFIKDGIIKGKETGYMSKDTISEKITAAFAR
- the cysS gene encoding cysteine--tRNA ligase; the protein is MKLTNTLTGKKEDFTFNNPIKMYVCGVTPYDDAHIGHGRCYVSFDILIRVIRFFDGNLIYCRNFTDIDDKIMNRAEKEFGDRLRYREIADRYINNFNHDIDKLNCLRPDYEPRVTDAISQIIEFIQKLIDKGDAYQSGNDVYFCIEKFPDYGKLSKQKIESLYAGVRIDIEKEKKNPLDFALWKGEPDGEFWISPWGYGRPGWHIECSVLAHMYLGEHIDIHGGGLDLIFPHHENEIAQSETLFGAPFSHFWLHNGMVNSNKEKMSKSLGNFFILQDIFKYFDPMVVRYYFLMHHYRMPIEFSFEGLQNAQKSYERLIRLYNVDCSHINFSSYDSTIIDRILFFLSDDINVPGALGVIFENMTEIADNKNELAATKNILRTVLGLTLQQLPLQKIELTPQIEILINARNKARKEKNWIYADELREQLETLGITIQDEKI
- a CDS encoding cache domain-containing protein, whose product is MNQRIIGLSLTVICLLAALMWLDKTLFAAANGSSLKEKHTHRSNTKIKKVPKQENIIIADDTEDEIATDEFDVQQKQKEVRNLLDRGIEFCTNNTLSTICHAFTHTKDFIEGELYLFLLDTKGVVYAHGEQEDILWQNLWNYRDRFGALIMQSIAKTAKSGSGWLTYEWCGAVKVSFIQKITIQDKEYIIGCGYYPHSKKYATIGLVKGAVSLFNQDVAAGRSIDGAFSSMGYSLSDRFIYGDLYLYALDFNGLIRAQGEEGGLIGVNALEYKDSKGKAVNKEIIAKLKTKDEGEGVWFEYTSKNALKYAYAEKVKDNQGNYYFIACGYYPEIDRDKTVDLVRRGYQYMKSNGVSAAKKEFSEKGINTYHLGDLYLFVYDMKGKCIAHGGNSSLIGQNQFDEKDQDGRYYIREMIDQARAGGGWVDFKIKNSFQSTYIEKVDMGVDTYFIGSGMFPVTKPETMALLVKSALGYLHTHSEDETFAKFVDRKGAFIRGDLFIFAFDFDGYCYAWGDNYELIWKNIIDWKDDENKLFIKNIIEGVSQGPDHFVYKFNKRMRVDYVEQIEKNGKKYCIGSGFYK
- the bamA gene encoding outer membrane protein assembly factor BamA, translated to MIQKVKKGLSSYCVVMLALLMLSDNCQLKASAPTALAVEAQEETRRINDIVIHGNNATSDDAIKNNIPYKRGELFDSRKTRTLIHNLYYNLKKFRTIKVMGELVGTNYINLHIFVEEKSQLKKINFFGNKKVSEKEIAKKINLEEITVIDPEELKIIANKIKEIYLEKGYHQTDIETELLFDDNNRATAILTIHEGIAATVKQINFTGNKSISSKQLRAVALTKEDWLLSFLDKSGNYHPDRLEGDKHFIEQFYQNNGFLHAKVVDTIVTIDPETQNIILTFEIEEGDQYIIDKISAPGTETVSEHYLLAMLPIRPGMYYSREGITNSIKRLEMIWGDYGYIFAHIEPSIQPNEDSKTVSISFFSELGDQVYLNKITIRGNTKTRDKIIRRKILLDEGELLTQSRMNISKRNVASLGYFDPREGVNWKIRRLNKEEADLDLMIKETKTGHFGAQLGFGGSGADWQSPVSGMSVKAELSDTNLFGSGVHLNISTTYSKDEQTAVLHVAQPWLFDKPILGAFDIYHRRPIYDELRHVRTVHQKLTGGSVTFGCITQSRNHLFHDVNILFSSGVEDIKYGAPAIALLENPIERAQYQQILNKEFTPGTFAFVSSKMEQDTRNHPIHTMWGHKWRFSTKVAIPTFGNNIGFYKVELDASWFTPLISEYDLVLRLHGYFGLSSPLKNRTVPFGDLFHIGGQNSVRGFLFGQIGPQFLGDTIGGSKAFFWNAELIAPITPDMNMKAVVFYDGGTGFDNPYVTTADKRSVTGNNFDYRHAIGVGVRLLQPMPVNIDWGFKIDPRKNKLHPNRSESASEVHFGMSYDW
- a CDS encoding Bax inhibitor-1/YccA family protein; this translates as MFSNGYELDQRLSSFMASVYGWMSCALVLTAGTAYYIASVPVIFTYIYTHPFVLIGLLIAQLSLVVSITFFLHRISFITALILFLLYAITLGITLSSIFYVYTESSIISTFLTTSLMFGAMSLYGYTTKADLTSIGNMCLMILIGLIIGMFINIILKSVQFDYVLSGIGVIIFVLLTAYDTQKIKMLARSMFVDQTLAAKISLIGALTLYLDFINIFLFLLRFMGQRRE